Proteins from one Mus pahari chromosome 10, PAHARI_EIJ_v1.1, whole genome shotgun sequence genomic window:
- the Clec3b gene encoding tetranectin — translation MGFWGTYLLFCLFSFLSQVTAESPTPKAKKAANAKKDLVSPKMFEELKNRMDVLAQEVALLKEKQALQTVCLKGTKVNLKCLLAFTQPKTFHEASEDCISQGGTLGTPQSELENEALFEYARHSMGSEAKIWLGLNDMASEGAWVDMTGGLLAYKNWETEITTQPDGGKAENCAALSGAANGKWFDKRCRDQLPYICQFAIV, via the exons atgGGATTTTGGGGCACCTACctgctcttctgcctcttctccttcctgtcccaggTCACTGCAGAGTCACCCACTCCGAAGGCCAAGAAGGCTGCAAATGCCAAGAAAG ATCTGGTGAGCCCAAAGATGTTTGAGGAGCTCAAGAACAGGATGGATGTCCTGGCCCAGGAGGTGGCCCTGCTGAAGGAGAAGCAGGCCTTACAGACCG TGTGCCTGAAGGGCACCAAGGTGAACTTGAAGTGCCTCCTGGCCTTCACCCAGCCGAAGACCTTCCATGAGGCGAGCGAGGACTGCATCTCGCAAGGGGGCACGCTGGGCACGCCGCAGTCGGAGCTAGAGAACGAAGCGCTGTTCGAGTATGCACGCCACAGCATGGGCAGCGAGGCGAAGATCTGGCTGGGCCTCAACGACATGGCCTCAGAAGGCGCCTGGGTGGACATGACCGGCGGTCTCCTGGCCTACAAGAACTGGGAGACAGAGATCACGACGCAACCTGACGGCGGCAAAGCCGAGAACTGCGCCGCCCTGTCTGGCGCAGCCAACGGCAAGTGGTTCGACAAGCGATGCCGCGATCAGTTGCCCTACATCTGCCAGTTTGCCATTGTGTAG